Proteins encoded within one genomic window of Alteribacter populi:
- the panF gene encoding sodium/pantothenate symporter, which produces MNTPVITALFGFLILIFAIGFWSSKNVNRKGSGFLQEYFLGSRELGGFILAMTMIATYGSASSFVGGPGVAYTQGLGWVLLAMAQVATGYFVLMVLGKKFAIMARKYKAITLVDFLKHRYNSKWVVLFSAFSIIIFLFSAMAAQWVGGARLIESLTGLTYTSALFIFAVAVLLYVIIGGFRAVVVTDTVQGVVMFVGTLIILIGTIIAGGGITNIMSDLMAENPNLVTPFGHDGSLTPAYVSSFWILVGVGVVALPQVTVRAMSYRNSQAMHRALIVGTIVVGFIMLGMHLIGVFARPILPGVDVPDQVMPMIAMEVLPAWLAGIVLAAPLAAIMSTVDSLLLIVSSAVVKDVYLNYVKPDASNERVRKISFGVTAVLGVLVFGLALSPPDLLIWLNLFAFGGLEAAFIWPVIMGLYWKRANKYGALSSMVVGATSYLLIHQFWTDPFGMHSVVLPVLLSFICFVIGSLVTQHKNVRELAL; this is translated from the coding sequence ATGAATACTCCGGTAATCACAGCCCTCTTCGGGTTTCTTATCCTAATTTTTGCAATTGGATTCTGGTCATCAAAGAATGTGAATCGAAAAGGAAGCGGGTTTTTGCAAGAATATTTTCTCGGAAGCCGTGAGCTTGGCGGGTTTATTTTAGCGATGACGATGATTGCTACATACGGCAGTGCCTCAAGCTTTGTTGGTGGGCCTGGAGTTGCCTATACTCAAGGACTTGGCTGGGTGCTCCTAGCGATGGCTCAAGTAGCAACAGGGTACTTTGTCCTTATGGTTCTTGGTAAAAAGTTTGCGATTATGGCGAGAAAGTATAAAGCTATTACTCTTGTTGACTTTTTAAAACATCGATATAACAGTAAGTGGGTCGTCCTATTTTCGGCTTTTAGCATTATTATTTTCCTATTTTCAGCAATGGCGGCTCAGTGGGTAGGCGGCGCTCGATTAATTGAATCTTTAACCGGCTTAACGTATACGTCAGCATTGTTTATTTTTGCGGTCGCCGTTCTTCTGTATGTGATTATCGGCGGATTCCGAGCTGTAGTGGTGACAGACACTGTACAAGGCGTGGTCATGTTTGTCGGAACATTGATTATCCTAATCGGGACGATCATAGCCGGTGGGGGGATTACCAACATCATGTCTGATTTGATGGCAGAGAATCCGAACCTCGTGACGCCGTTCGGTCATGATGGCAGTTTAACGCCTGCTTACGTGTCTTCGTTTTGGATCCTCGTCGGTGTCGGAGTTGTAGCCCTTCCTCAAGTAACTGTTCGTGCAATGTCGTATCGAAATAGTCAGGCGATGCATCGAGCGCTTATTGTCGGGACAATTGTGGTTGGCTTTATTATGCTTGGAATGCACTTAATCGGTGTGTTCGCGCGTCCAATTCTTCCTGGTGTCGATGTTCCTGATCAAGTGATGCCGATGATAGCGATGGAAGTGCTTCCAGCTTGGCTTGCTGGAATTGTGTTAGCAGCACCTTTGGCAGCTATCATGTCCACTGTCGATTCACTATTACTTATTGTTAGCTCGGCCGTTGTGAAAGACGTCTATTTAAACTATGTAAAACCTGATGCTTCAAATGAACGAGTAAGAAAAATCAGTTTTGGCGTGACAGCTGTGTTAGGCGTCCTTGTTTTCGGATTAGCTTTAAGCCCACCTGACCTTCTTATTTGGCTTAATCTTTTTGCTTTTGGAGGTCTTGAGGCTGCTTTTATCTGGCCTGTCATTATGGGTCTCTATTGGAAACGTGCCAATAAATACGGAGCTTTGTCTTCCATGGTCGTTGGAGCTACCTCTTACCTACTCATCCATCAATTTTGGACCGATCCGTTTGGGATGCACTCCGTCGTTCTTCCAGTCTTGCTGTCGTTTATCTGTTTTGTCATTGGAAGTCTTGTTACGCAACATAAAAATGTAAGAGAGCTTGCTCTTTAA
- a CDS encoding NupC/NupG family nucleoside CNT transporter: MDILWGIFGIFVVLGIAFLLSTNRKAISLRTVLGGLAIQITFAFIVLKWEAGKAALEWLTYGVSQVIEYANEGIDFLFGGIFEAENVGMVFAFEVLPVVIFFSSLLSVLYYVGLMQWVVKILGGFLAKILGTSKTESLSAAANIFLGQTEAPLVVKPYIAKMTNSELFAIMTGGLASVAGSVLVGYAILGVPLDYLLAASFMAAPAALILAKIMVPETNHEERAENLEMEKDTDSANVIDAAARGASVGLQLALNIGAMLIAFIALIALANGILGGIGSLFNVEGLTIEQILGYAFAPLAIAIGVPFDEAIYAGGFIGQKLVLNEFVAYLAFAPEIENLSPKSVAIITFALCGFANLSSLGILLGGLGKLAPERRKDIARMGIRAITAGMLASLLSASIAGMLI; this comes from the coding sequence GTGGACATATTATGGGGTATTTTTGGTATTTTCGTTGTATTAGGGATTGCTTTTCTACTCTCAACAAATAGAAAAGCCATTAGTTTAAGAACTGTTTTAGGTGGTTTGGCGATTCAAATCACCTTTGCATTTATCGTATTAAAATGGGAAGCAGGAAAAGCCGCGTTAGAATGGTTAACGTATGGTGTTTCGCAGGTTATTGAGTATGCAAATGAGGGAATCGACTTTCTATTTGGCGGGATTTTTGAAGCAGAAAATGTCGGTATGGTCTTTGCGTTTGAAGTATTACCGGTTGTTATCTTCTTCTCTTCTCTTTTATCCGTCCTTTATTATGTCGGCTTAATGCAATGGGTTGTTAAAATATTAGGTGGCTTTTTAGCCAAAATATTAGGAACGAGTAAAACAGAATCATTATCCGCTGCTGCGAACATCTTTTTAGGGCAAACAGAAGCACCGCTCGTCGTCAAACCATACATCGCTAAAATGACAAATTCCGAGCTCTTTGCCATTATGACCGGGGGGTTAGCCTCGGTTGCCGGTTCTGTTCTTGTTGGTTATGCGATCCTTGGCGTTCCACTTGACTACCTTCTAGCTGCAAGCTTTATGGCTGCACCTGCAGCATTAATTTTAGCAAAAATAATGGTGCCTGAAACGAATCACGAGGAGCGAGCAGAAAACTTAGAAATGGAAAAAGACACGGATTCCGCTAACGTGATAGACGCTGCCGCACGAGGTGCCAGTGTTGGTTTACAGCTTGCACTAAATATCGGTGCGATGTTAATTGCCTTCATCGCGCTAATTGCCTTAGCCAACGGCATTCTTGGGGGTATTGGCAGCTTGTTTAATGTCGAAGGTCTTACGATAGAACAAATTTTAGGATACGCATTTGCCCCACTTGCAATAGCCATTGGCGTCCCTTTTGATGAAGCGATCTATGCTGGTGGTTTTATCGGTCAAAAGCTTGTTTTAAATGAATTTGTCGCTTACCTAGCTTTTGCACCAGAAATTGAAAACCTCTCACCTAAATCCGTAGCCATTATCACATTTGCGCTTTGCGGTTTTGCCAACTTATCTAGTTTAGGCATTTTGCTTGGCGGATTAGGAAAACTTGCACCTGAACGACGCAAAGACATCGCACGCATGGGTATTCGCGCGATTACTGCGGGTATGCTTGCATCACTTCTTAGTGCCTCGATTGCAGGAATGTTGATTTAA
- a CDS encoding DUF4003 family protein: MTAWSPTKKIEQLSFNEHSLKRATAWTFLDTKTRLLIAAMYANQERKLDGKAFKKFADWIKKESSAWSYLRSNLRFSVAANLDLQTEDPKRAFKTMMKIYDQLVSAGFQRHNGTYLGALSFTLQHPEADQPFIDEQCERAITLFRGLKKQQYLLTNTYDYPLIVLLALSREADIDKIVDEVSLKYDALRQGNWKRGNDLQGLTHILSLDEESHDNEMIQKVNHLYEDWERIMGRVKPAYYSEIGVLAVRKAVREDLVTVQETRDHILSLKSFRWHKDLSTQIATQFIAGTDLAESPIEGHMVTTMAILQQAEMAAMMASITASTAATNSNN, encoded by the coding sequence TTGACAGCATGGTCCCCTACTAAAAAGATCGAACAATTGTCATTTAATGAGCATTCACTGAAAAGAGCAACGGCGTGGACATTTTTAGATACGAAAACACGTCTATTAATTGCGGCAATGTATGCAAATCAGGAACGTAAATTAGATGGCAAAGCCTTTAAAAAGTTTGCCGATTGGATTAAAAAAGAATCGTCAGCCTGGTCTTATTTACGATCTAACCTTCGTTTCTCTGTCGCAGCGAACTTAGATTTACAAACGGAAGATCCGAAACGAGCCTTCAAAACGATGATGAAAATATACGATCAACTCGTATCAGCAGGCTTTCAGCGTCATAATGGAACGTATCTCGGAGCACTCTCTTTTACGCTTCAACATCCGGAAGCTGACCAGCCATTTATCGATGAACAGTGTGAGCGAGCAATCACTCTTTTTCGCGGCTTGAAAAAACAGCAATACCTACTTACCAACACGTATGATTATCCACTCATCGTTCTACTTGCACTATCACGAGAAGCTGATATTGACAAGATCGTCGATGAAGTATCGCTGAAATATGATGCATTAAGACAGGGGAATTGGAAGCGAGGAAACGACTTGCAAGGGCTAACTCACATTTTGTCTCTTGATGAAGAGTCGCATGATAATGAAATGATTCAAAAGGTCAATCACCTTTATGAAGATTGGGAACGCATCATGGGGAGAGTTAAGCCCGCATATTACAGTGAAATCGGTGTACTCGCCGTGAGAAAAGCTGTGCGTGAGGATCTTGTCACCGTCCAAGAAACACGGGATCACATCCTTTCTCTTAAATCCTTCCGTTGGCACAAAGATCTTTCCACGCAAATTGCGACTCAGTTTATAGCGGGAACAGATCTTGCAGAGTCACCGATAGAAGGACATATGGTTACAACCATGGCCATTTTGCAACAAGCTGAAATGGCGGCAATGATGGCTTCAATTACAGCAAGCACCGCAGCAACAAATAGTAACAATTAG
- a CDS encoding acyl-CoA dehydrogenase family protein, whose product MCGKRDTFLLNAEQKERAEVIEALLPKFRKRADKLDENAEFPFENFADLKAEGIFHLTVPKRFGGDEVSLYDYLLVQEQIAQGDAATSLSLGWHNGIIMQLKDTQKWEEERFQFICEEVVKDGVLLNSAATEPATGSPARGGKPETTAKRVGENQYEISGKKTFTSLAPILDYFIVTVKIEETDEVGEFLIPRNSKGLRIEETWDTLGMRATRSDDLILDRVKVSAEAWVATRHPGHGSGPQGWLLHIPACYLGVAKAARDDAIEFAKTYQPSSLNHPIKDVPEVRRKTAEMDIELMKARHFMYHIAELWDRYPEQRSHLGAELAAVKTVATNAAVQVVDLAMRIVGGQSLFKSKPFERYYRDVRSGLHNPPSDDITTMILANRAFPKEGH is encoded by the coding sequence ATGTGCGGAAAACGAGATACATTTTTGTTAAATGCTGAGCAAAAAGAACGAGCTGAAGTCATTGAAGCCTTACTTCCTAAATTTAGAAAACGAGCCGACAAGCTTGACGAAAATGCAGAGTTTCCTTTCGAAAATTTTGCTGACCTGAAGGCTGAAGGGATCTTTCACCTTACCGTACCGAAAAGGTTCGGTGGAGATGAAGTATCGCTTTACGATTACCTTTTAGTTCAAGAACAAATTGCCCAAGGAGATGCTGCTACATCTTTAAGTCTTGGCTGGCATAATGGAATTATTATGCAGCTGAAAGATACACAGAAATGGGAAGAGGAAAGGTTTCAATTTATTTGTGAGGAAGTGGTTAAAGACGGCGTACTTCTAAATAGTGCAGCGACTGAGCCCGCTACTGGAAGTCCTGCAAGAGGAGGGAAGCCGGAAACGACAGCAAAACGAGTTGGAGAGAACCAATATGAAATTTCCGGCAAGAAAACGTTTACTTCACTAGCACCTATTTTAGATTACTTTATCGTTACGGTGAAGATAGAGGAGACGGATGAAGTTGGAGAGTTTCTAATTCCGAGAAATAGTAAAGGACTTCGTATTGAAGAGACGTGGGATACTCTTGGAATGCGGGCGACGCGTAGTGATGATCTCATTCTTGACCGTGTAAAGGTTAGTGCAGAGGCTTGGGTGGCCACTCGTCACCCGGGACATGGCAGTGGACCACAAGGCTGGCTCCTCCACATACCTGCTTGTTATTTGGGAGTGGCAAAAGCAGCAAGAGATGATGCTATCGAATTTGCGAAGACATATCAGCCTAGCAGCCTCAATCATCCTATAAAAGATGTGCCAGAAGTCAGAAGAAAGACCGCGGAAATGGATATTGAGCTTATGAAAGCAAGACATTTTATGTATCACATAGCTGAATTGTGGGACCGTTATCCTGAACAAAGAAGCCATTTGGGAGCAGAACTAGCAGCGGTTAAAACGGTGGCAACCAATGCGGCAGTTCAAGTAGTCGACTTAGCGATGAGAATCGTCGGAGGCCAAAGTTTATTCAAATCGAAACCATTTGAGCGCTATTATCGTGATGTTCGGTCGGGACTACACAACCCTCCATCTGATGACATCACGACCATGATTTTAGCCAATCGAGCATTTCCAAAAGAAGGTCATTAA
- a CDS encoding MOSC domain-containing protein: MIKGKVRSLNVGKAKTISRDGEKEILSAIVKRPVSEALFLSKVKLLGDEQADLINHGGEDKAVCVYSYEHYNYWHKKLNKSMEPGAFGENITVMDLLETNVCIGDTFKWGEAVVQVCQPRHPCYKLAKRHQVKELPLYVQETGYSGFYLRVLKEGTVTVDDPLLLTDRQTETTIAQVNRLNFQDQDNVEGLQALVELPQLADSWRSIVEKRLQMLI; the protein is encoded by the coding sequence ATGATAAAAGGCAAAGTACGATCTTTAAATGTCGGGAAAGCGAAGACAATTTCAAGGGACGGAGAAAAAGAAATACTGTCTGCCATTGTAAAAAGACCTGTATCTGAAGCGTTATTTTTGTCTAAAGTCAAGCTTCTTGGAGACGAGCAAGCCGACCTGATTAACCATGGTGGAGAAGATAAAGCGGTGTGTGTTTATTCCTACGAGCATTATAATTATTGGCACAAAAAACTTAATAAATCTATGGAACCCGGGGCATTTGGAGAAAACATTACAGTGATGGATTTGTTAGAGACAAATGTTTGTATTGGAGATACCTTCAAGTGGGGGGAGGCTGTAGTACAGGTATGTCAACCACGTCATCCGTGCTATAAGTTAGCGAAGCGTCATCAAGTAAAAGAACTTCCCCTTTATGTTCAAGAGACCGGTTATTCAGGGTTTTATTTACGGGTGTTAAAGGAGGGAACCGTCACAGTTGACGATCCCCTATTGCTCACTGATCGTCAAACAGAAACGACGATTGCTCAGGTGAACAGACTTAACTTTCAAGATCAAGACAATGTTGAAGGATTACAAGCATTAGTAGAACTTCCTCAGCTTGCCGATAGTTGGCGTAGTATTGTTGAGAAACGTCTACAAATGCTAATCTGA
- a CDS encoding nucleoside triphosphate pyrophosphohydrolase has product MPVYNKLVRDRIPEVIESTGKKANFMTLNEADFAQQAKEKLKEEVEEYFNAESDRDSIEELADIMELLHSLAGIHGATPEELEKVRVRKAKNRGAFNKWLFLKEVEDE; this is encoded by the coding sequence ATGCCTGTTTACAATAAACTTGTTCGTGATCGTATTCCAGAGGTGATTGAAAGTACTGGAAAAAAAGCAAACTTTATGACTTTAAATGAGGCAGATTTTGCTCAGCAAGCAAAAGAAAAATTAAAAGAAGAGGTAGAAGAGTATTTCAACGCCGAATCTGATAGAGATTCTATTGAAGAATTAGCGGATATTATGGAACTTTTACATAGCCTTGCTGGAATTCATGGAGCAACACCAGAAGAACTGGAAAAGGTGCGCGTTCGAAAAGCAAAAAACCGAGGAGCATTCAATAAATGGTTATTTTTAAAAGAGGTTGAAGATGAGTAA
- a CDS encoding YhdT family protein, with the protein MKYNGKYGCPDHDPRFKIANREAIIGVILVIINFAWWYGFAYGMGSKPVEEYTFIFGMPAWFFYSCVVGFLLMVVLVTVVVKFYFKDVSFDEEEEGEDR; encoded by the coding sequence TTGAAATATAATGGTAAATATGGATGCCCGGACCATGACCCCCGGTTTAAAATTGCCAATCGTGAAGCAATCATCGGTGTCATTCTCGTCATAATAAATTTTGCTTGGTGGTATGGATTTGCTTATGGTATGGGCTCAAAACCTGTAGAGGAATACACATTTATTTTTGGGATGCCTGCATGGTTTTTTTACAGTTGTGTTGTAGGCTTTTTGTTAATGGTCGTCCTTGTGACGGTCGTTGTGAAGTTTTACTTTAAGGATGTTTCGTTTGATGAAGAAGAGGAGGGTGAGGATCGATGA
- a CDS encoding DUF3221 domain-containing protein — protein sequence MKIEPEDQTGIEGRIVEISDESFLVVENISKEEAVEISGENILNADVGGAYWFSGVEHTKQYEEGQLVRVSTSTIMESYPAQAEAESIEALDE from the coding sequence ATGAAAATTGAACCCGAAGATCAAACCGGTATTGAAGGTCGAATCGTTGAGATCTCAGATGAATCCTTCTTAGTAGTCGAAAATATTTCAAAAGAGGAAGCGGTTGAAATAAGCGGAGAAAACATTCTCAATGCCGATGTTGGCGGTGCTTACTGGTTTAGCGGGGTAGAACATACAAAGCAATATGAAGAAGGACAGCTCGTTCGTGTCAGCACTTCCACTATTATGGAAAGTTATCCTGCTCAAGCGGAAGCTGAATCCATTGAGGCTTTGGATGAGTAA